A portion of the Edaphobacter bradus genome contains these proteins:
- a CDS encoding TonB-dependent receptor, giving the protein MAKKVFRSAGLLSCVVLLFSAQMFAQLSTAALNGVVRDSTGAMVPNARVTLTAVDTAVDHTTLSNNAGEYVFTSLTPGKYTVQASAKGFETKKVSAFLLAVGQTGTIDFTLAVGTESSVVTVEAQAEQLDATSSNLGTVLATKQINELPTNGRNFTSLLSLTPGVVPVSTGQNGSQGGGGFSAPVAEGSSFSFPAVNGQTNRSNFFLTDGLNNFGSILSTYAVPPIIDAIQELKVVSHTDSPEYGSVLGGVVNVVSKTGTNAFHGSAWEYFRNDALDARATFLKRIPDPNNPSNSLPGKKPTFHQNQFGGSLGGPVWIPKVYNGKDKTFFFVAYQGFRYNEVAANNILVPTAAQLAGDETGANQIYDPYSTRPDPAHPGQYLRDPFPGNQIPASRIDQRMVAFAKFVYPTAGPLVKGTNAVDNTPLVQTENEFTARVDQNFGKKDSAWFRYSMINNVVSKSGGLPGLQGANSVPARNWGGSYVHVFGPSLILQLQYARTTVRSDSTNHWTKSINDIFTTVGFSSAFAGGFAANGGGNLLPGTGINGYSDGGESINLTPKATDSHQVSGVLTKILGNHEIRFGGGFISNTFEAPLGQIGLHFLAQQTASQEEVLDASGHPIATGDPVASFLLGVPDGANRRNVNEKTRPGGVMDFFLQDSWKATSKLTVNYGLRYDYSFLPPYGTNDTIGQNGGIETGDMNFANGTYVLQKLPPTCAARGYAPCIPDPSGQLPAHVVVDPRGKIAHNFTGNWGPRLGFSYRLGEKTVLHGGYGIVYDNWAAVSQMAQNIEGSWPDIGQLLANGLNQPTSASPTPNRTVQNPFGSVGGGLFPAATPFDQVQWFYDPNIKNAYSEQWNVGIQRQLNSSTAITANYVGSGDHRVVTGGYYNTALTPGPGDPRTRSLYPYIAPTFYDRSTGTSSYNAAQFQLDKRYSSGLSYSVGYTYSKSINAGGDGWFGAEGGSPVDPYHPNKFGSRSVSGTDLTHVLTENTIFQIPVGKGHRWSTGSGWADYLLGSWQLNNFLTVRSGLPYTPTISSDIANTGNVGWSGYEHANLVGDPHKNVPKGDGFNPAAYTAPAQYTFGTAGRNSLRSAHYINMDASIFRQFPAWEETRFEFRLEAFNLFNHPTLGTPNSDLNNGTRFGLINSTSSTARQLQLGGKFIF; this is encoded by the coding sequence ATGGCGAAAAAAGTGTTTCGAAGCGCGGGTCTGTTGAGCTGCGTTGTTCTGCTGTTCTCGGCGCAGATGTTTGCCCAACTCTCCACCGCGGCCCTCAACGGAGTGGTTCGCGACTCGACTGGAGCGATGGTGCCCAATGCAAGGGTTACGCTGACCGCGGTGGACACCGCGGTGGACCACACAACCCTGTCCAACAACGCCGGCGAGTACGTCTTCACCAGTCTCACGCCGGGTAAGTACACCGTCCAGGCGTCCGCAAAGGGGTTCGAGACAAAGAAAGTCTCTGCGTTCCTGCTGGCCGTAGGCCAGACGGGAACAATCGACTTCACGCTCGCCGTCGGCACTGAATCGAGCGTCGTTACCGTTGAAGCGCAGGCAGAACAGCTTGATGCAACCAGTTCGAACTTGGGCACGGTGCTCGCCACCAAGCAGATAAACGAGTTACCCACGAATGGTCGCAACTTTACCTCGTTGCTTTCGTTGACGCCAGGCGTCGTTCCGGTCAGCACAGGTCAAAACGGCAGCCAGGGCGGGGGCGGATTCTCCGCGCCGGTCGCAGAGGGCTCGTCGTTCAGTTTTCCTGCAGTCAATGGACAGACGAACCGCAGCAACTTCTTCCTGACAGACGGCCTCAATAACTTTGGCAGCATTCTGAGCACCTACGCGGTTCCTCCCATCATCGATGCAATTCAGGAGCTCAAGGTCGTCTCCCACACCGACAGCCCCGAATATGGTTCAGTCCTGGGTGGCGTGGTCAATGTCGTCAGCAAGACCGGCACCAACGCCTTCCATGGGTCGGCTTGGGAGTACTTCCGCAATGACGCGCTCGATGCCCGTGCAACTTTTCTGAAGAGGATCCCGGATCCTAACAACCCAAGCAATTCTCTGCCCGGTAAAAAGCCAACCTTCCATCAGAACCAGTTTGGCGGATCCTTGGGGGGCCCCGTCTGGATTCCGAAGGTTTACAACGGGAAGGACAAGACATTCTTCTTCGTGGCCTACCAAGGATTTCGATACAATGAAGTGGCTGCCAATAACATATTGGTGCCGACAGCGGCACAGCTGGCCGGCGATGAGACTGGTGCCAACCAAATCTACGATCCGTACTCTACCAGACCCGACCCTGCACATCCAGGCCAGTACCTTCGTGATCCCTTCCCGGGAAACCAGATACCGGCAAGTAGGATCGATCAGCGTATGGTGGCCTTTGCCAAGTTCGTGTATCCCACGGCCGGCCCCCTTGTAAAAGGAACGAATGCCGTTGACAATACCCCGCTGGTGCAAACCGAGAACGAGTTCACTGCCCGTGTAGACCAGAACTTTGGCAAAAAGGACTCCGCGTGGTTCCGCTATAGCATGATCAACAACGTGGTGAGCAAGTCAGGCGGACTTCCGGGGCTGCAGGGCGCAAACTCCGTCCCCGCCCGTAACTGGGGAGGTAGCTACGTGCACGTCTTTGGGCCAAGCCTTATTCTGCAGTTGCAGTACGCTCGAACGACTGTCCGGTCCGACTCCACCAACCACTGGACCAAGTCGATCAACGACATCTTCACTACGGTCGGATTTAGCTCTGCATTTGCTGGCGGCTTTGCTGCAAATGGAGGTGGAAACTTGCTTCCCGGGACGGGAATCAATGGTTATTCGGATGGTGGCGAGAGCATTAACCTTACACCGAAGGCCACAGACAGCCATCAGGTCAGCGGCGTCCTCACCAAGATTTTAGGCAATCATGAAATTCGTTTTGGCGGTGGCTTCATTAGCAATACTTTCGAAGCCCCCCTCGGGCAGATCGGTCTGCACTTCCTGGCACAGCAGACCGCGAGCCAAGAGGAAGTGCTGGATGCAAGCGGTCACCCGATAGCGACAGGTGACCCGGTAGCTTCATTCCTGTTGGGCGTTCCGGACGGAGCCAACCGCCGCAATGTAAACGAAAAGACCCGGCCGGGTGGTGTGATGGACTTCTTTCTCCAGGATTCCTGGAAGGCGACGTCAAAGCTCACTGTCAACTACGGCCTTCGCTACGACTACTCCTTCCTTCCTCCGTATGGTACCAACGACACCATCGGTCAGAATGGAGGAATCGAGACCGGCGACATGAACTTCGCCAACGGAACCTATGTTCTGCAGAAGCTTCCACCAACCTGTGCAGCCAGAGGCTACGCGCCCTGCATCCCAGACCCCAGCGGTCAACTCCCCGCTCACGTGGTCGTCGATCCGCGCGGCAAGATCGCTCACAACTTCACCGGCAACTGGGGGCCGCGCCTCGGTTTCTCCTATCGCCTGGGAGAAAAGACGGTGCTTCATGGCGGTTACGGCATCGTCTATGACAACTGGGCTGCTGTGTCCCAGATGGCGCAGAACATCGAAGGTTCCTGGCCCGATATCGGTCAGTTGCTCGCTAACGGCCTGAACCAGCCAACTTCGGCTTCACCCACTCCGAACCGGACCGTGCAGAATCCGTTTGGCAGTGTGGGAGGCGGGCTCTTCCCGGCCGCCACCCCATTCGACCAGGTGCAGTGGTTCTACGATCCCAATATCAAGAACGCTTACTCGGAGCAGTGGAACGTCGGTATCCAGCGTCAGCTCAACTCGTCCACAGCCATCACGGCCAACTACGTAGGCTCCGGTGATCATCGGGTGGTTACAGGCGGCTACTACAACACCGCCTTGACACCTGGACCGGGCGATCCGCGGACACGGTCCCTGTACCCCTATATTGCGCCGACTTTCTACGACCGCAGCACCGGGACCTCTTCCTACAACGCTGCGCAGTTTCAGTTGGATAAGCGTTACTCAAGTGGACTGTCCTATTCCGTCGGCTACACCTATTCCAAGTCGATCAACGCCGGTGGCGATGGATGGTTCGGTGCAGAAGGTGGTTCTCCGGTTGACCCCTATCATCCCAACAAATTCGGAAGCCGCTCAGTGTCTGGTACGGATCTCACCCACGTCCTGACGGAAAACACGATCTTCCAGATTCCAGTCGGTAAGGGACATCGCTGGTCCACGGGCAGCGGCTGGGCGGACTATCTCCTTGGGAGTTGGCAGCTCAACAATTTCCTCACGGTCCGGTCCGGCCTTCCATACACTCCCACCATCAGCAGTGACATCGCGAACACTGGGAACGTTGGGTGGTCTGGATATGAACATGCCAATCTCGTGGGTGATCCTCACAAGAATGTTCCCAAGGGCGATGGATTCAATCCCGCGGCTTACACGGCTCCGGCGCAATATACCTTCGGCACTGCTGGTCGAAACTCGTTGCGTTCCGCGCACTATATCAATATGGACGCGTCGATCTTCCGCCAGTTCCCAGCATGGGAAGAAACAAGATTCGAGTTCCGGCTTGAGGCGTTCAACCTGTTCAACCATCCAACCTTGGGTACACCCAATAGCGACTTGAATAATGGAACGCGTTTCGGGTTGATTAACAGTACCTCAAGCACAGCCAGACAACTACAACTAGGCGGAAAGTTCATCTTCTAG
- a CDS encoding alpha-L-fucosidase, with translation MLNRSAAWRCGIVAGSLFFTSVAGGAQSSGKQHYEPALSSLNSHPLPQWYADAKLGIFVHWGLYSVPGWAPLQHPNHDFASSDYIKNNPYAEWYYNVMRVPGSPTAAYHREHFGANFSYYDFAPIFDKETQKWDADQMAKAYKDAGARYVVLTTKHHDGFTLWPSEVENPNQRNLHASRDLVKDLTESVRKAGMRMGLYYSGGYDWTFNRGPILDPSDYETVKPESIAYGRYADAQIEELINRYHPSVLWNDIDWPKTGHPLKIMADYYNAVPDGVVDDRYGVKHSDFTSPEYAKLDEISPTKWEECRGLGQSFGYNRAEGEAETIAPAELISLLVDIVSKNGNLLLDVGPEADGTIPPVQMERLQALGAWLKQNGDAIYGTRPWTRSAGETDQGIGVRFTRKDANLYATLLGKPQSSAIVVRSVKARPGSQIFLLGESKPLKWSQQGADLHVQFPSVLPGNYAYVLQLQPGD, from the coding sequence ATGCTCAATCGTAGTGCAGCCTGGAGATGCGGGATAGTGGCCGGCAGCCTGTTTTTTACCAGTGTCGCGGGCGGTGCGCAGTCGTCCGGTAAGCAACATTATGAGCCGGCGCTGAGCTCTCTCAATAGCCATCCCCTTCCGCAGTGGTACGCCGACGCGAAGCTCGGGATATTCGTTCATTGGGGACTGTATTCGGTGCCGGGTTGGGCACCGCTGCAGCACCCCAACCACGACTTCGCTTCGTCCGATTACATCAAAAACAATCCTTACGCCGAGTGGTATTACAACGTCATGCGTGTCCCTGGCTCGCCCACCGCGGCCTATCATCGAGAGCACTTTGGCGCCAACTTCAGTTACTACGACTTCGCTCCCATCTTCGACAAGGAGACGCAGAAGTGGGATGCGGACCAGATGGCCAAGGCCTACAAGGACGCTGGGGCGAGGTATGTTGTGCTGACGACCAAGCATCACGATGGCTTCACCCTGTGGCCCAGTGAGGTGGAGAATCCTAATCAGAGGAATCTGCACGCGTCCCGGGATCTCGTCAAGGACCTTACAGAATCGGTCCGCAAGGCGGGGATGCGGATGGGACTCTACTACTCGGGAGGATACGACTGGACCTTCAATCGCGGTCCGATTCTTGACCCTTCGGACTATGAGACGGTCAAACCTGAAAGTATTGCCTACGGCAGATATGCGGACGCCCAGATCGAAGAGCTGATCAATCGCTATCACCCCTCAGTTCTCTGGAACGACATCGATTGGCCGAAGACCGGTCATCCGTTGAAGATCATGGCGGACTACTACAACGCCGTGCCAGACGGTGTCGTGGATGATAGGTATGGCGTCAAGCACTCCGATTTCACCTCACCCGAATACGCTAAGCTCGATGAGATCAGCCCGACGAAGTGGGAGGAGTGCCGTGGCCTGGGCCAATCCTTTGGCTACAATCGAGCCGAAGGCGAGGCCGAGACGATTGCTCCGGCTGAACTCATCAGTCTGCTCGTGGATATCGTGAGCAAGAATGGCAACCTGCTGCTCGATGTGGGGCCGGAGGCCGATGGGACGATTCCGCCGGTGCAGATGGAACGGCTGCAAGCTTTGGGTGCCTGGCTTAAACAGAATGGCGATGCTATCTACGGGACGCGGCCCTGGACCCGTTCTGCGGGCGAAACGGATCAGGGGATCGGCGTCCGCTTCACCCGGAAAGACGCGAACCTGTACGCCACGCTGCTGGGAAAACCGCAATCCTCAGCCATCGTGGTTCGTTCGGTTAAGGCTAGGCCGGGCTCTCAAATCTTCCTGTTAGGAGAGAGCAAACCCCTCAAATGGTCGCAGCAGGGAGCTGACCTGCACGTGCAGTTTCCGTCAGTCTTACCCGGCAACTATGCCTATGTGCTTCAACTGCAGCCCGGGGATTGA
- a CDS encoding alpha-mannosidase, with the protein MKAPDITRDPTLYVVPYAHLDTQWRWEFPQTISEYLLKTMRVNFDYIDRYPHYVFNWTGANRYRLMKEYFPSDYAKMKQYVAAGRWYPAGSSVEEGDVNLPSAEGIFRQILYGNEYFRKDFGKASAEYMLPDCFGFPASLPSILAHAGVKGFSTQKLNAQWQPAPKIGGPGSPEQTPEGIPFNVGMWIGPDGKGVIAALNPGGYGSNVYTDLSKEPTEVSASAPQLTSEERARLTPQQAAAVARQRPQEQDWVKRIDVNGKVTGVFADYHYVGTGDIGGATQESTVKLLEAIVTKSETTLPSPPRAAFAMGETPTAEPTGASIKVGDGPVHVVESAADQLFNDIPAAMTSRLPQYKGDLELINHSAGSLTSQAYHKRWVLRNEQLADAAEKTSVAAEWLGGRTYPQQRLNDAWMLELGGHFHDTGAGTATPRSYEFAWNDDVIAANQFAGIFTNASEAIASALDTQVAGTPVVVFNPLNITREDIVEADIDLAGSSKSARVTDATGKEVPSQVEGGKVLFLAKAPSVGYAVYSIAPGQTSNSSSELKVTESSLENARYRVRLNSDGDVSSIYDKSLNKELLSAPMRLAISNDKPKVYPAWNMDFDQEQAPPRAYVSGPAKVRIKENGPVRVSLEVTRETEGSKFVQTVSLYAGDPGNRVEFGNAIDWKTLSANLKATFPLSASNEIATYNWEIGTIQRPNANERQFEVASHRWIDLADKSGTFGTTILTDYKNGSDKPTDNTIRLTLMRSPGIEPPANGRPSPYSDQANQDWGHHEFVFGLIGHPGDWRSAQTDWHAYRLNTPLLAFQTAKHSGALGKSFSLIHLNNSRIRVLALKKAENSDEIILRIVELDGKPAHDVHVSFAGPIASAREVNAQEQPAGDASVNNGVLVTSFTPYQPRTFALCLGTPSTKLSAVKSQPVPLQYDLAIASNDDTKTTGRGFDGTGKAMPAEMLPSKLHYNNVEFELAPAKTGTPNAVVAKGQTITLPAGHYNRVYILAAAAVGDQNGTFQLGDKNVNLTIQNWTGFIGQWDTRLWKNQQERDWATSANHAQWPPDDLQQREQRPVAQRYPEDYAGLKPGYIKPAGLAWYASHQHTADGLNQPYQYSYLFAYSIDLNGNERTLTLPNNDKIRILAVSVAEENPQLTPAQPLFDTLGRTEPPLLLH; encoded by the coding sequence ATGAAGGCCCCTGACATCACCAGAGATCCCACCCTCTACGTTGTCCCCTACGCGCACCTCGACACCCAATGGCGATGGGAGTTCCCTCAGACCATTAGCGAATATCTCCTCAAGACCATGCGCGTCAACTTCGACTACATCGATCGCTACCCGCACTACGTCTTCAACTGGACCGGGGCAAATCGCTATCGCCTTATGAAGGAGTACTTCCCCTCCGACTACGCAAAGATGAAGCAATACGTCGCCGCTGGACGTTGGTATCCGGCGGGCTCCTCCGTCGAAGAAGGAGACGTCAACCTCCCCAGCGCCGAAGGAATCTTCCGCCAGATCCTCTACGGCAACGAATACTTTCGCAAAGACTTCGGCAAAGCGAGCGCGGAATATATGCTGCCCGACTGCTTCGGATTCCCTGCATCTCTCCCCAGCATTCTCGCCCACGCCGGTGTGAAAGGATTCTCCACTCAGAAACTCAACGCACAGTGGCAGCCCGCTCCAAAGATTGGAGGGCCCGGCTCGCCTGAGCAAACGCCCGAAGGCATTCCCTTCAATGTAGGCATGTGGATCGGCCCTGACGGCAAAGGCGTCATCGCTGCTCTAAACCCCGGCGGCTACGGCAGCAACGTCTACACCGACCTCAGCAAGGAGCCCACTGAGGTCTCCGCTTCAGCGCCGCAACTCACCAGCGAAGAGCGAGCCCGCCTCACACCTCAACAGGCCGCCGCAGTCGCGAGACAGCGCCCGCAGGAACAGGATTGGGTCAAACGCATCGACGTCAACGGAAAAGTCACCGGAGTCTTCGCCGACTATCACTACGTCGGCACCGGCGACATAGGCGGAGCTACTCAGGAATCCACCGTAAAGCTGCTCGAAGCCATCGTCACAAAGAGCGAAACCACTCTGCCCTCTCCGCCTCGCGCCGCATTCGCCATGGGTGAAACCCCGACGGCAGAACCCACCGGTGCGTCAATTAAAGTCGGCGACGGCCCAGTCCACGTAGTCGAATCTGCCGCTGATCAACTCTTCAACGACATCCCTGCTGCAATGACCTCGCGCCTCCCGCAGTACAAAGGAGACCTCGAACTCATCAATCACTCCGCCGGCTCCCTGACTTCGCAGGCGTATCACAAGCGCTGGGTCCTCAGGAACGAACAACTCGCCGACGCCGCCGAAAAGACCTCCGTCGCCGCCGAATGGCTGGGAGGCCGAACCTATCCCCAGCAACGCCTCAACGATGCTTGGATGCTCGAACTGGGAGGCCACTTCCACGACACTGGAGCCGGAACAGCAACCCCGCGCTCCTATGAATTCGCATGGAACGACGACGTCATCGCAGCGAATCAGTTTGCTGGCATATTCACCAACGCCAGCGAAGCCATCGCCTCCGCACTCGACACTCAAGTCGCCGGAACCCCCGTCGTCGTCTTCAATCCTCTCAACATCACACGCGAAGACATCGTCGAAGCCGACATCGATCTGGCTGGATCGTCCAAGTCCGCCCGCGTAACCGACGCGACAGGAAAAGAAGTGCCTTCACAAGTGGAGGGCGGTAAAGTTCTCTTCCTGGCCAAGGCGCCCTCTGTCGGCTACGCAGTTTACAGCATCGCTCCCGGGCAAACGTCGAACTCCAGCTCAGAACTCAAAGTAACGGAATCCTCCCTCGAGAACGCCCGCTACCGCGTCAGGTTGAACTCCGATGGCGACGTTTCCAGCATCTACGACAAATCGCTCAACAAAGAACTCCTCTCCGCTCCAATGCGCCTCGCCATCTCCAACGACAAGCCCAAGGTCTATCCCGCATGGAATATGGACTTCGATCAGGAGCAGGCGCCTCCACGCGCTTACGTCAGCGGTCCAGCCAAAGTCCGCATCAAGGAGAACGGCCCCGTCCGTGTCTCTCTCGAAGTAACCCGCGAAACGGAAGGCTCAAAGTTCGTCCAAACAGTTAGCCTCTACGCAGGAGACCCCGGCAACCGAGTCGAATTCGGCAACGCAATCGACTGGAAGACCCTCTCCGCCAACCTCAAAGCAACCTTCCCGCTCAGCGCCTCCAACGAAATCGCCACCTACAACTGGGAGATCGGAACCATCCAGCGCCCCAACGCCAACGAGCGCCAGTTCGAAGTCGCATCGCACCGCTGGATCGACCTCGCCGATAAGAGCGGTACCTTCGGAACCACCATCCTCACCGACTACAAGAACGGCTCTGACAAACCCACCGACAACACCATCCGCCTGACCCTTATGCGCTCACCAGGGATCGAGCCTCCAGCCAACGGCCGTCCCTCTCCCTACAGCGATCAAGCCAATCAGGATTGGGGGCACCACGAGTTCGTCTTCGGACTCATCGGCCACCCCGGAGACTGGCGCTCTGCGCAAACCGATTGGCATGCCTACCGGCTCAACACGCCACTCCTCGCCTTCCAGACAGCCAAGCACAGCGGCGCACTCGGCAAGAGCTTCTCTCTCATCCACCTCAACAACTCACGGATCCGCGTGCTCGCTCTCAAGAAAGCCGAGAACAGCGACGAGATCATCCTTCGCATTGTGGAACTCGACGGCAAGCCAGCGCACGACGTACACGTCTCATTTGCTGGTCCCATCGCCTCTGCCCGTGAAGTAAACGCGCAAGAGCAACCAGCGGGAGACGCCAGCGTCAACAACGGCGTTCTCGTAACATCGTTCACTCCCTACCAACCACGAACCTTCGCTCTGTGCCTCGGCACGCCATCCACAAAACTTAGCGCAGTAAAATCCCAACCTGTCCCGCTGCAATACGACCTCGCCATCGCAAGCAACGACGACACCAAAACCACCGGCAGAGGCTTCGACGGCACCGGTAAAGCAATGCCCGCCGAAATGCTTCCCTCGAAGCTCCACTATAACAACGTAGAGTTCGAACTAGCGCCAGCCAAAACCGGTACTCCAAACGCCGTAGTCGCCAAAGGCCAAACAATCACCCTCCCTGCAGGCCACTACAACCGCGTCTACATCCTCGCCGCCGCAGCCGTCGGTGACCAGAACGGCACATTCCAACTGGGCGACAAGAACGTCAACCTCACCATCCAGAATTGGACGGGCTTTATCGGCCAATGGGACACGCGCCTCTGGAAGAATCAGCAGGAACGCGACTGGGCGACCTCAGCCAATCACGCTCAGTGGCCGCCGGATGACCTCCAGCAGCGCGAACAACGTCCCGTCGCACAGCGCTACCCGGAGGACTACGCGGGCCTCAAGCCCGGATACATCAAGCCCGCTGGCCTCGCCTGGTACGCCTCGCACCAGCACACCGCCGACGGCCTCAACCAGCCCTACCAGTACTCCTACCTCTTCGCCTACTCGATCGATCTCAACGGCAACGAGCGAACCCTGACTTTACCGAACAACGATAAGATCAGAATCCTCGCAGTCTCAGTCGCCGAGGAGAACCCCCAACTCACCCCGGCCCAGCCGCTCTTCGACACGCTCGGCCGGACCGAACCTCCTCTTCTTTTGCACTAA